One window from the genome of Pseudomonas fluorescens encodes:
- a CDS encoding porin — translation MVKKPNTLALVVVTLYAGGASADAADMFSLSSFGTVGIVHSSEKKADFTSSIFKPNGAGHSRNWSADVDSLIGAQLTANFTPQLSAVVQVISEQRYDNSYRPFVEWANIKYQFTPDFSARIGRTVLPTFLVSDNRKVGYTLPWVRAPMEVYGLMPISSSDGIDGSYRFRVDEITNTVQAHYGQTDSRDSDGTGKALTRNLWGVTNTTELGALTTRITYMKADLTLEPFNSLFDTFREFGPEGIAIADRYDSDDTPVDFIGVGAGYDPGDWFVMSEWGRLDSRSGLGRTSAWYISGGYRIAAFTPYVTYARSRTETEVSSPGLTLSTLPPALAGTAAELNGALNSVLGSNEGLQTLSLGMRWDFTKNMDAKVQFDHTRFKGNSVGPLINPQPDFTSGGSLNVISLAVDFVF, via the coding sequence ATGGTGAAAAAGCCCAATACCTTGGCCTTGGTAGTCGTGACGCTGTATGCCGGCGGTGCCAGTGCCGACGCAGCCGACATGTTCTCGCTGAGCAGTTTCGGCACGGTGGGGATCGTCCATTCCAGCGAGAAAAAAGCCGACTTCACGTCCAGTATCTTCAAGCCCAACGGCGCGGGGCATTCGCGCAACTGGAGCGCCGACGTCGACAGCCTGATAGGCGCCCAACTGACCGCCAATTTCACCCCGCAGCTGTCGGCCGTGGTGCAGGTCATTTCCGAGCAGCGCTACGACAACAGTTACCGGCCCTTCGTCGAGTGGGCCAACATCAAGTACCAGTTCACGCCGGATTTCAGCGCACGCATTGGCCGTACCGTGTTGCCGACGTTCCTGGTATCCGACAACCGCAAAGTGGGCTACACCCTGCCCTGGGTGCGGGCGCCCATGGAGGTCTACGGCCTGATGCCGATCTCCAGCAGCGACGGCATTGATGGCAGCTACCGGTTTCGAGTCGATGAAATCACCAACACGGTGCAGGCCCACTACGGCCAGACCGACAGCCGCGATTCCGACGGGACCGGCAAGGCGCTGACGAGAAATCTCTGGGGGGTCACCAACACCACCGAACTCGGTGCCCTCACCACACGCATCACCTACATGAAGGCCGACCTGACCCTGGAGCCATTCAATTCACTCTTCGATACGTTCAGGGAGTTCGGTCCGGAAGGCATCGCCATCGCCGATCGCTACGACTCCGATGACACCCCCGTCGACTTTATCGGCGTGGGTGCCGGCTACGATCCGGGCGACTGGTTCGTCATGAGTGAATGGGGACGTCTCGACAGCCGTTCCGGCCTGGGCAGGACCAGCGCCTGGTACATCAGCGGCGGGTACCGCATCGCAGCGTTCACCCCCTATGTCACCTACGCGCGCTCCAGGACCGAAACAGAAGTCTCCAGCCCGGGCCTGACGCTATCGACCTTGCCGCCGGCCTTGGCGGGCACGGCCGCCGAACTCAACGGTGCGCTCAACAGCGTCCTGGGCTCGAACGAAGGCCTGCAGACCCTTTCCCTGGGTATGCGTTGGGATTTCACCAAGAACATGGACGCCAAAGTGCAATTCGATCACACACGTTTCAAGGGCAACTCGGTCGGTCCGTTGATCAACCCCCAACCGGACTTCACGTCGGGGGGCTCGCTCAACGTCATCAGCCTGGCTGTTGATTTTGTCTTCTGA
- a CDS encoding ATP-binding protein → MPIQRPETLRLAPGTAHCAEADGDTKAGVLRRAFDQAKEAYILFPLLAVLLLLAIWSATLYLIKVEHLRAQQSAATASLEMGATYEAQMLRAIHEIDQTLKLVKYTYETESEPNPLRRLQERALLPPALVFDVSVVNPDGRLVASTRTNDRENIADPNEQQTLRHSDSLSISHPWKSPVTGEWRLRFSRRLDAADGTLSGIARVEVDAAYFVSSYDASKLGEQGALGLLGTDGLFRVRRTGETVLAGDTVDYTAVVPDAENTEAVLSVNGWDGVRRYTSARQLYDFPLAVIVGLSEEEQLAAVNQQARTYLWRAAGGSLVLVLLVGVLARMSWQLAQSRLRAAEAQAQLAAAARQAGMAEIATNVLHNVGNVLNSVNISADLVTRKLRTSKALGLGKAVQMMNEHADDLGDFISHDEKGKLLPGYLNQLVDALAVEQQSMTEELGQLSKSVDHIKEIVAAQQSYAGTSSLAETVQIKDLIEDAVRMNAGIIAAHRITVVRNLAETPLLQLDKHRVLLILINLIKNASRAMDDRPELTPQIILQSEIPQEDTLVIKVIDNGEGIAPENLTRIFAHGFTTRKDGHGFGLHSCVLAAMEMGGSLEAHSDGPGTGATFTLKLAI, encoded by the coding sequence ATGCCGATCCAGCGGCCTGAGACACTGAGGTTGGCCCCTGGCACTGCTCATTGTGCCGAGGCCGATGGCGATACCAAGGCCGGCGTGCTTCGGCGCGCCTTCGACCAGGCCAAGGAAGCCTACATCCTGTTCCCGTTGCTGGCCGTTCTGCTGTTGCTGGCCATCTGGAGCGCTACCCTCTACCTGATCAAGGTCGAACATCTTCGCGCGCAACAGAGCGCCGCGACGGCCAGCCTGGAAATGGGCGCCACCTACGAAGCGCAAATGTTGCGCGCCATCCATGAAATCGACCAAACCCTCAAGCTGGTCAAATACACCTATGAGACCGAGAGCGAGCCTAATCCCCTGCGCCGGCTTCAGGAGCGGGCCTTGTTACCGCCGGCCTTGGTGTTCGACGTCAGCGTGGTCAACCCGGACGGCAGGCTCGTGGCGAGTACACGGACCAACGACCGGGAAAATATCGCTGACCCGAATGAGCAGCAAACACTGCGGCACAGCGACTCATTGTCCATCAGTCATCCGTGGAAAAGTCCGGTCACGGGAGAATGGCGCTTGCGCTTCAGCCGGCGACTCGACGCCGCGGATGGCACACTTTCCGGGATCGCCAGGGTCGAGGTCGATGCCGCCTATTTCGTCAGCAGCTACGACGCCTCGAAACTCGGCGAACAAGGTGCGCTCGGGCTGCTGGGCACTGACGGCCTCTTCCGCGTGCGGCGCACCGGAGAAACGGTACTGGCCGGCGATACGGTCGATTACACGGCGGTGGTGCCGGATGCGGAAAACACCGAGGCAGTGCTCTCGGTCAATGGTTGGGACGGGGTTCGGCGCTACACCAGTGCCCGCCAGCTCTACGACTTTCCACTGGCGGTGATTGTCGGGTTGTCCGAGGAGGAACAACTGGCCGCGGTGAACCAGCAAGCGCGTACCTACCTCTGGCGCGCGGCAGGCGGCAGCCTGGTCCTGGTGCTGCTGGTGGGCGTGCTCGCCCGGATGAGCTGGCAACTGGCGCAGAGCCGTCTGCGCGCCGCCGAAGCCCAGGCTCAACTGGCCGCCGCCGCTCGCCAGGCCGGCATGGCCGAAATCGCCACTAACGTCCTGCACAACGTGGGCAACGTGCTCAACAGCGTGAATATCTCCGCCGACCTGGTCACCCGCAAGCTGCGCACCAGCAAGGCCTTGGGGCTCGGTAAGGCGGTGCAAATGATGAACGAGCACGCCGATGACCTCGGCGACTTCATCTCCCACGACGAGAAAGGCAAGCTGCTGCCCGGCTACCTGAACCAATTGGTGGACGCGCTGGCGGTGGAGCAACAGAGCATGACCGAAGAACTCGGCCAACTGAGCAAAAGCGTCGATCACATCAAGGAAATCGTCGCCGCCCAGCAATCTTACGCAGGCACCTCCAGCCTGGCCGAAACCGTGCAGATCAAGGACCTGATCGAGGATGCCGTGCGCATGAACGCCGGCATCATCGCGGCGCATCGGATCACCGTGGTGCGAAACCTGGCCGAAACACCCTTGCTGCAACTGGACAAGCATCGGGTGCTGCTGATCCTGATCAACCTGATAAAAAACGCCAGCAGGGCGATGGATGACCGGCCGGAGCTGACCCCTCAAATCATCCTTCAGAGCGAGATCCCCCAAGAAGACACCCTGGTGATCAAGGTCATCGACAACGGCGAAGGCATAGCGCCCGAGAACCTGACGCGGATCTTTGCCCATGGCTTTACCACACGCAAGGATGGCCATGGTTTTGGCCTGCACAGCTGCGTCCTGGCGGCCATGGAGATGGGCGGCTCGCTGGAGGCCCATAGCGATGGCCCGGGAACGGGAGCGACCTTTACGCTCAAATTGGCGATCTAG
- a CDS encoding ABC transporter ATP-binding protein/permease, giving the protein MHTLRNFWRLAQPFWASEEKYPALLLLLATVLMTLCLVGVNILTNFWNLHFYNALQALDYHGFLIGSLQFILLQIGMAAFTVGAFHFQQKLTIRWRRWATRNMLGQWLGSQRYQKLKLTETDVDNPDQRIAEDIDLFIVKSLKLSLGLLTSVVSLFSFLHILWQASSLVSVPFNDQSIVIPGLLVWVALVYALLGTGLAFWLGRALPSLNFMQQRREADFRFSLIRLRENADSVAQYRGEVVENERFNHRLEAALENFWALVKKQKLIMGYSTFYLRSATVIPMFIMAPQFFAGAFPLGRLTQISAAFGEVHAAIAYLVSVFPELSEWKSVIDRLVGFQERLDNVEVKSQVRHQQQASGLDIKDLDIWLPNGRPLFKGFNLSLQPGDSLMISAPSGYGKSTLIRTITGLWPHARGSSGYDRERALTLSQKPYLPLGSLREALWYPHPARCEEDAALRQVMEQVGLQHLSDQLEQERDWAQTLSVGEQQRCAFVRALLARPTVLFLDESSSALDAANEARCYQLLRQTLPDTILISVGHSAALERFHWQVLELKDEAQWVHRKIKQAV; this is encoded by the coding sequence ATGCACACACTTCGCAATTTCTGGCGCCTCGCGCAGCCCTTCTGGGCTTCCGAGGAAAAGTACCCGGCCCTGTTGCTGCTGTTGGCTACCGTACTGATGACCCTGTGCCTGGTCGGTGTCAACATCCTCACCAATTTCTGGAACCTGCATTTCTATAACGCCTTGCAGGCCTTGGACTACCACGGTTTCCTGATCGGTAGCCTGCAGTTCATCCTGCTGCAGATCGGCATGGCCGCCTTTACCGTTGGCGCGTTCCATTTCCAGCAGAAGCTGACCATCCGCTGGCGGCGCTGGGCAACCCGCAACATGCTCGGTCAATGGCTGGGCAGCCAGCGCTACCAGAAGCTGAAGCTGACCGAGACCGATGTCGACAACCCCGACCAGCGGATCGCCGAGGACATCGACCTGTTTATCGTCAAGTCGCTCAAGTTGAGCCTGGGCCTGTTGACGTCGGTGGTGTCGCTGTTTTCCTTCCTGCATATCCTCTGGCAAGCCTCCAGCCTCGTCAGCGTGCCGTTCAACGACCAATCGATCGTCATTCCCGGGCTGCTGGTGTGGGTCGCCCTGGTGTATGCGCTCCTGGGCACCGGCCTTGCATTCTGGCTCGGACGTGCGCTGCCCAGCCTCAACTTCATGCAACAGCGGCGTGAAGCGGACTTTCGTTTCTCGCTCATCCGCCTGCGGGAGAACGCTGACTCGGTGGCGCAATACCGCGGCGAAGTCGTGGAGAACGAACGCTTCAACCACCGCCTGGAGGCGGCGCTGGAAAACTTCTGGGCGCTGGTGAAAAAACAGAAGCTGATCATGGGCTACTCGACCTTCTATTTGCGCAGCGCGACGGTCATACCGATGTTCATCATGGCGCCACAGTTCTTTGCCGGCGCCTTTCCCCTTGGCCGCCTGACGCAGATAAGCGCGGCCTTCGGCGAAGTGCACGCGGCCATCGCCTATCTGGTGAGCGTGTTCCCGGAACTGTCGGAATGGAAGTCGGTGATCGACCGCTTGGTCGGCTTCCAGGAGCGCCTGGATAACGTCGAGGTCAAATCCCAGGTCAGGCACCAACAACAGGCCAGCGGCCTTGATATCAAGGACCTGGACATCTGGCTGCCAAACGGCCGGCCATTGTTCAAAGGCTTCAACCTGTCACTCCAGCCCGGTGACAGCCTGATGATCAGCGCGCCATCCGGCTACGGCAAGTCGACGCTGATCCGCACGATTACCGGGCTTTGGCCCCACGCGCGCGGCTCGAGCGGCTATGACCGTGAACGCGCCCTGACCCTGTCGCAAAAACCCTACCTGCCGCTGGGCAGCCTGCGCGAAGCACTCTGGTACCCCCACCCTGCCCGTTGCGAGGAGGATGCCGCGCTGCGCCAGGTCATGGAGCAGGTCGGCCTGCAACACCTGAGCGATCAGTTGGAGCAGGAGCGGGACTGGGCGCAGACCCTCAGCGTTGGCGAACAACAACGCTGTGCGTTCGTCAGGGCCCTGCTGGCCCGGCCCACGGTGCTGTTCCTCGACGAAAGCAGCTCGGCGCTGGATGCGGCAAACGAAGCGCGTTGCTATCAACTGCTCAGGCAGACGCTGCCGGACACGATCCTGATCAGCGTCGGTCACAGCGCCGCCCTGGAGCGCTTCCATTGGCAGGTCCTTGAATTGAAGGACGAGGCGCAGTGGGTGCATCGCAAGATCAAGCAAGCGGTGTGA
- the fhuF gene encoding siderophore-iron reductase FhuF, translating to MSQLADPAALQPLLTRFALRYPGVNRAAVVSQWSMNYMSIVLPATLACVLTRGCAIEFWGEGALLLHDDGQPAALGLAAGLSPLNAEDRAVYWSRLVHEHLAPLFGTLAAAGGLAPKILWGNFVAIWDGAFARMDPDLSRDGFAEAHRWLEPVTVNNGRLKLRGLQRMVESPAPQICPSLPLRRHCCLHYQLHEPVEGQPPVLCESCPKLHRLPVAEQVSYLHYIYGEG from the coding sequence TTGAGCCAGCTTGCCGACCCTGCCGCGTTGCAACCCTTGCTGACCCGATTTGCCCTGCGTTACCCGGGGGTGAACCGCGCCGCCGTGGTTTCGCAGTGGTCGATGAACTACATGAGCATTGTCTTGCCGGCCACCCTGGCCTGTGTGCTGACGCGTGGCTGCGCGATCGAGTTCTGGGGCGAGGGCGCGTTGTTGTTGCACGACGACGGCCAACCGGCGGCGCTGGGCCTGGCCGCCGGGCTGTCGCCCTTGAACGCGGAGGACCGGGCGGTGTATTGGTCGCGGTTGGTCCACGAGCATTTGGCGCCACTGTTTGGCACGTTGGCCGCCGCCGGTGGCTTGGCCCCGAAAATACTGTGGGGCAACTTTGTCGCCATCTGGGACGGCGCCTTCGCCAGGATGGACCCGGACCTGTCCAGGGACGGCTTCGCCGAAGCGCACCGGTGGCTGGAACCGGTTACGGTGAACAACGGACGCCTGAAGCTGCGAGGCCTGCAACGCATGGTCGAATCACCGGCCCCGCAGATATGCCCCAGCTTGCCCTTGCGTCGGCATTGTTGCCTGCATTACCAACTGCACGAACCGGTCGAAGGCCAGCCGCCAGTGCTGTGCGAATCCTGCCCCAAACTGCACCGCCTGCCGGTGGCGGAACAGGTGAGCTACCTGCATTACATCTATGGGGAGGGTTGA
- a CDS encoding cyclic peptide export ABC transporter, translating to MDLLLLMAKRSWRALLVATLTGLICGLAAAGLIANINHSLEVFDKLRPVDGLLFAGLVLLVMVSRVISDISLLRLGQAAVNDMRLHLSAKLIDTPYAKLQRLGKHRLLAMLTDDTQTISQAVELVPILLVNAGIIAACLGYLGWLSLPLLGLTLLLIIAGSFTFHWPQRRALTSISRARELKDQLFDQYRLLTDGSKELQLNHPRRQHFFTHLLIPVSQQYRRDFVRGMSIYALVLNWGNAVFYMLIGVVLFAAPHFIDLGVSLVTGYILTILYMITPLSELMNALPTLGRASVALNKIRALEGEMEASDETFDTISPTQVRRLVCRQVAHTYYREREDGHFTLGPIDLTLNAGEVVFITGGNGSGKTTLALLLTGLYRPESGDIMLDEQVSSSNDNLHYRQHFSAIFTDFCLFENLFDGDDPDLVKQAQDYLVHLQLDHKVQIEGGKLTTLALSTGQRKRLALLSAYLDDRPCYLFDEWAADQDPVFKHFFYTRILPDLRERGKLLIVISHDDAYFGLADRLIHVEHGKVSEVAPQANASSQAQMLS from the coding sequence ATGGATCTGTTGTTACTCATGGCTAAACGTTCATGGCGCGCACTGCTGGTGGCGACCCTGACGGGCCTGATCTGCGGCCTCGCGGCGGCCGGGTTGATCGCCAACATCAACCACAGCCTGGAGGTGTTCGATAAGCTACGCCCGGTGGACGGGCTGCTTTTCGCCGGGCTGGTGCTGCTGGTCATGGTGTCCCGGGTGATCTCCGACATCAGCCTGCTGCGCCTGGGCCAGGCCGCGGTCAACGACATGCGCCTGCACCTGAGCGCCAAGCTGATCGATACCCCCTACGCGAAATTGCAGCGCCTGGGCAAGCATCGCCTGCTGGCCATGCTGACCGACGATACGCAAACCATCAGCCAGGCGGTGGAGCTGGTGCCGATCCTGCTGGTCAACGCCGGGATCATCGCCGCCTGCCTGGGCTACCTGGGTTGGCTCAGCCTGCCACTGCTCGGCCTGACACTGCTGCTGATCATCGCGGGCAGCTTCACTTTTCACTGGCCGCAACGTCGGGCGTTGACTTCGATCTCCCGGGCCCGGGAGCTCAAGGATCAGTTGTTCGACCAGTACCGCCTGCTCACCGATGGCAGCAAGGAACTGCAGCTCAACCATCCTCGCCGGCAACACTTCTTCACCCATTTGCTGATTCCAGTCAGCCAGCAATACCGTCGCGACTTCGTACGCGGCATGAGCATCTACGCCCTGGTATTGAACTGGGGCAACGCGGTGTTCTACATGCTGATCGGCGTGGTGCTGTTCGCCGCACCGCATTTCATCGACCTGGGCGTGAGCCTCGTCACCGGCTATATCCTGACGATCCTCTACATGATCACGCCGCTGTCGGAACTGATGAACGCCTTGCCGACCCTGGGCCGCGCCAGCGTCGCACTGAATAAGATCCGTGCCCTGGAAGGCGAGATGGAAGCATCCGACGAGACCTTCGATACCATCTCGCCGACCCAGGTTCGCCGCCTGGTGTGCCGGCAGGTCGCCCATACCTACTACCGCGAACGCGAGGACGGCCATTTCACCCTGGGGCCCATCGACCTGACGCTCAATGCCGGCGAAGTGGTATTCATCACCGGCGGCAACGGCAGCGGCAAGACCACCCTGGCTTTGCTGCTGACCGGGCTGTACCGGCCGGAAAGTGGCGACATCATGCTCGATGAGCAGGTGTCCTCGAGCAACGACAACCTCCATTATCGACAGCACTTCTCGGCGATCTTCACCGACTTCTGCCTGTTCGAAAACCTGTTCGATGGCGACGATCCGGACTTGGTGAAACAGGCGCAGGACTACCTGGTGCACCTGCAACTGGACCATAAGGTGCAGATCGAAGGAGGCAAGCTGACGACGCTGGCGCTGTCCACCGGGCAACGCAAGCGCCTGGCATTGCTCAGTGCCTATCTGGATGACCGCCCCTGCTACCTGTTCGACGAATGGGCGGCCGACCAGGACCCGGTGTTCAAGCACTTCTTCTACACCCGGATCCTGCCGGACCTGCGCGAGCGCGGCAAATTGCTGATCGTCATCTCCCACGACGACGCCTACTTCGGCCTGGCCGATCGGTTGATCCACGTCGAACATGGCAAGGTCAGCGAAGTAGCCCCCCAGGCCAACGCCTCATCCCAGGCGCAAATGCTGTCTTGA
- a CDS encoding non-ribosomal peptide synthetase: MTVFEKREEAFALSPQQRSQWLAGLPPVRLELEITGALALERLQQRLAALSACHEALRLSVRPEPGLLMPLQVVEPTATAVDAISVEVQSVADDRHRVTLQLPALSADRGTLLRLAQALGSTDAPYLDDEAMTYTQYSAWLHELQADEDAVPGRRFWASQALDEPAGSELLYRQVRNDRHDAPATTRLLANPQLSSALDHFCQRHGASPEQVLMSAWGVLLQRLSTGDSPALTLNWVHDCRDDYEELEDCWGLFAKPLPLRWQPAANSSFVQALETLQTLCEQAIEWQEYCGVSTALPAETLHYGFQWGAHLPDRLDTLGSLASTLTVSDVQAIPAGMELLLVAETVRHEASGLGYRLNLHHLPSRYSEQAALTLLEQFQSLLSDALANPGKPLAELSLQAPSFGATLAARQDDVAAPPFASVPARFAECAAQFPEHLALRDHHGYLSYAQLQARSNQLAQYLRAQGVGREDRVALYLDRSAQMVLAMLAVLKSGAAFVPLDVHQPAQRSLAILQQAQPVFVLSGSAGSAPALPGIGSLDLRDEATWQHAPATATNVECQGQDAAYVLFTSGSTGTPKGVIVEHAQLASYVASVSRRLALGVGERSAVVTSLAADLGYTLLFPALLSGGELHLLDKETAMDAQAWAAWQAEYPIDHLKIVPSLLDAWLIHAQSATVLPRKQLILGGESCSRRLLQNIHGLAPTLTVFNHYGPTETTVGVVMHKADPAMDYRRLPLSDRLDGVRLYLLDEQQALAAPGQSAELYIAGPQLARGYLDAQQNAGRFIEWGQSPGERLYRTGDMARYLHDGSLEITGRADRQVKIRGFRVELDEIQAQLTRLPGVAQAAVECIPRGELGQQLFAFMTLAPGHSTTVARLHGQAQDCLPDYMLPTLRIVEALPLMGNGKLDRKTLQQWADKVLDTVGSALPRTPLEALLAEVWAQVLGLERVGIDDDFFELGGHSLAAVTLASRLQTALSAPVTVNAVFNAPSVSAFAALVQAELKLSPLVRLSPPNAAPIEAGKLFCFHPSTGHVQDYRPLLASLPAWQLWGLQAAYLADDSTTLGGDIESLAAVYVEHLRQQQAHGPYHLLGFSLGGLLAIAAAARLESQGEQVAFLGIIDSQYQHHAQEDSVEALLESAALSLTSDSQTVLRQLPQATLAALLEQLDALPPAARLPELAQWARQQGLQLDGDSWEHLQTRLRYQQHTQHLLATFKPAPLSCPVHVWWADDTLEQAEFADPHWEHLSTGPLTREVIPAQHLTILEQPALHQQLAARLEAIATNGAV, encoded by the coding sequence ATGACCGTCTTTGAGAAACGTGAAGAAGCCTTCGCCCTCTCGCCGCAACAGCGCAGCCAATGGCTGGCGGGCTTGCCGCCCGTGCGCCTGGAGTTGGAGATCACCGGCGCGTTGGCGCTGGAACGCCTGCAGCAGCGGCTGGCCGCGCTGAGCGCGTGCCACGAGGCCTTGCGCCTGAGCGTGCGGCCCGAGCCGGGCCTGCTGATGCCGCTGCAAGTGGTCGAGCCCACCGCCACCGCAGTCGACGCGATCAGTGTCGAAGTGCAATCGGTGGCGGACGATCGGCACCGGGTGACACTGCAACTGCCGGCCCTGAGCGCGGATCGCGGCACCTTGCTGCGCCTGGCCCAGGCACTGGGATCGACGGACGCGCCGTACCTCGATGACGAGGCCATGACCTACACCCAGTACAGTGCCTGGCTCCATGAATTGCAGGCCGATGAAGATGCTGTTCCCGGTCGGCGCTTCTGGGCCAGCCAGGCCTTGGACGAACCGGCCGGGAGCGAGCTGCTCTACCGCCAGGTGCGCAACGACCGCCACGATGCCCCGGCGACCACCCGCCTGCTCGCCAACCCGCAATTGAGCAGCGCCCTGGACCACTTTTGCCAGCGTCACGGTGCCTCGCCCGAGCAGGTGCTGATGAGCGCCTGGGGGGTGTTGCTGCAGCGCCTCAGTACCGGCGACAGCCCGGCACTGACCTTGAACTGGGTACACGATTGCCGCGACGACTACGAGGAACTCGAAGACTGCTGGGGTTTGTTCGCCAAGCCCCTGCCCTTGCGCTGGCAACCGGCTGCGAACAGCTCATTTGTCCAGGCGCTGGAGACCCTGCAGACGCTGTGCGAGCAAGCCATCGAATGGCAGGAATACTGCGGCGTCAGCACCGCACTGCCGGCCGAAACCTTGCACTACGGTTTCCAGTGGGGCGCACACCTGCCCGATCGACTCGATACCTTGGGCAGTCTTGCATCGACGCTCACTGTGTCGGACGTGCAAGCCATCCCGGCAGGCATGGAGTTGCTGCTGGTTGCCGAAACGGTCCGCCACGAAGCCAGCGGTCTTGGCTATCGGTTGAACTTGCACCATCTGCCGAGCCGCTACAGCGAACAAGCAGCCCTGACGCTTCTGGAGCAGTTCCAGTCGCTGCTGTCCGATGCCCTCGCCAACCCAGGCAAGCCCTTGGCCGAGCTGTCGTTGCAGGCGCCGAGCTTCGGCGCGACGCTGGCCGCCCGGCAGGACGACGTCGCCGCCCCGCCGTTTGCCAGCGTACCGGCGCGCTTCGCTGAATGTGCCGCGCAGTTCCCCGAGCATTTGGCCCTGCGCGACCACCACGGGTATCTGAGCTATGCCCAGTTGCAGGCCCGCAGCAACCAACTGGCGCAGTACCTGCGCGCCCAGGGCGTGGGCCGCGAAGATCGCGTGGCGTTGTACCTGGATCGTTCGGCGCAAATGGTCCTGGCCATGCTCGCCGTGCTCAAGAGCGGCGCGGCGTTCGTCCCCCTGGACGTGCATCAGCCGGCACAACGCTCCCTGGCCATCCTGCAACAGGCGCAGCCAGTCTTCGTCCTGAGCGGTTCGGCCGGCAGCGCCCCCGCGTTGCCCGGCATCGGTAGCCTCGACCTGCGTGATGAAGCGACCTGGCAGCACGCACCTGCCACGGCAACCAACGTCGAGTGCCAAGGGCAGGACGCGGCCTACGTGCTGTTCACCTCCGGCAGCACCGGCACGCCCAAAGGCGTCATTGTCGAACACGCCCAACTCGCCAGTTATGTCGCCAGCGTGTCCCGGCGCCTGGCGCTGGGGGTTGGCGAGCGCAGTGCGGTGGTCACTTCGCTGGCGGCCGACCTGGGCTACACCTTGCTGTTCCCGGCGCTGCTCAGTGGCGGTGAATTGCACCTGCTGGACAAGGAAACGGCAATGGACGCCCAGGCCTGGGCGGCCTGGCAGGCTGAATACCCCATCGATCACCTGAAGATCGTACCGTCCCTGCTGGACGCGTGGCTGATTCATGCCCAAAGCGCGACCGTGTTGCCTCGCAAGCAACTGATCCTCGGTGGCGAAAGCTGCTCGCGGCGCCTGCTGCAAAACATTCACGGCCTCGCGCCGACGCTGACAGTCTTCAACCATTACGGCCCGACCGAAACCACGGTCGGCGTGGTGATGCACAAAGCCGATCCAGCCATGGATTATCGCCGCCTGCCCCTGAGCGACCGCCTCGATGGCGTGCGCCTGTACCTGCTCGACGAACAGCAAGCGCTGGCCGCTCCCGGGCAGAGCGCCGAGCTGTATATCGCCGGCCCGCAACTGGCCCGGGGTTACCTGGACGCGCAACAGAACGCCGGCCGTTTCATCGAATGGGGGCAATCGCCTGGCGAACGCCTCTACCGCACTGGCGACATGGCCCGCTACCTCCACGACGGTAGCCTGGAAATCACCGGACGAGCCGATCGCCAGGTGAAGATCCGCGGTTTCCGCGTGGAACTCGATGAGATCCAGGCGCAATTGACTCGCCTTCCCGGCGTCGCCCAGGCCGCGGTGGAATGCATTCCCCGGGGCGAGCTCGGCCAGCAACTGTTCGCCTTCATGACCCTGGCGCCCGGGCATTCGACCACGGTCGCCAGGCTGCATGGCCAGGCCCAGGATTGCTTGCCGGACTACATGCTGCCCACCCTGCGGATCGTCGAAGCCTTGCCGTTGATGGGCAATGGCAAGCTGGATCGCAAGACCCTGCAACAATGGGCCGACAAAGTCCTCGACACCGTTGGCAGTGCCTTGCCGCGCACGCCGCTGGAAGCTTTGCTTGCCGAGGTCTGGGCGCAAGTGCTGGGCCTGGAGCGGGTGGGTATCGACGATGATTTCTTCGAGCTGGGCGGCCATTCCCTGGCGGCGGTGACCCTCGCCAGCCGTTTGCAGACCGCGCTGTCGGCGCCGGTGACGGTCAATGCGGTGTTCAACGCCCCCAGCGTCTCGGCGTTCGCGGCGTTGGTGCAGGCCGAACTCAAGCTCTCGCCACTGGTCAGGCTGTCGCCGCCAAACGCAGCACCCATCGAGGCCGGCAAGCTGTTCTGCTTCCACCCCTCCACAGGCCATGTGCAGGACTACCGTCCCCTGCTGGCATCGCTACCGGCCTGGCAACTGTGGGGACTCCAGGCGGCCTACCTGGCCGACGACAGCACGACACTGGGCGGTGACATCGAGAGCCTGGCGGCGGTCTATGTCGAGCATCTGCGCCAGCAGCAAGCGCACGGTCCTTATCACCTGCTGGGTTTCTCCCTCGGCGGGCTGCTCGCGATTGCCGCTGCCGCGCGCCTGGAGAGCCAGGGCGAACAGGTAGCGTTTCTCGGTATCATCGATTCCCAGTACCAGCATCATGCCCAGGAAGACAGCGTCGAAGCGCTGCTGGAGTCGGCCGCCCTGTCGCTGACGTCGGACAGCCAGACCGTGTTGCGCCAGTTGCCACAGGCGACCCTGGCGGCACTGCTGGAACAACTGGACGCCCTGCCCCCGGCAGCACGCCTGCCGGAACTGGCCCAATGGGCGCGCCAGCAGGGCCTGCAGCTCGATGGCGACAGTTGGGAGCACCTGCAAACACGGCTGCGCTACCAGCAGCATACGCAGCATCTGCTGGCGACCTTCAAGCCTGCGCCACTCAGTTGCCCGGTGCATGTCTGGTGGGCCGACGATACCCTGGAACAGGCTGAGTTCGCCGACCCGCACTGGGAACACCTGAGCACCGGGCCGTTGACCCGTGAGGTCATCCCGGCGCAGCATCTCACTATCCTCGAGCAACCGGCCCTGCACCAGCAACTGGCGGCACGGCTCGAGGCCATCGCTACGAACGGAGCGGTTTGA